The following proteins are encoded in a genomic region of Herminiimonas arsenicoxydans:
- a CDS encoding Hypothetical protein; putative membrane protein (Evidence 5 : No homology to any previously reported sequences), whose translation MNLLSLTYSEFERLLKAFGITTLCVAAVIFIVRVSLDSPTITALWQAATSSVTLTAIAFGFFARRKWQSPLLAKWLGRPIIHGLWRGQLHTNYIGADGQSKPPIEIAFVIKQTYLTLSIESFTRGQEGESTVEALLQNSKTDTTKVCYIFELRRQYKGENKLTTGSGELKLLNKGTQLKGHYWTNSPTQGDLELQLITRDCDGVDCFDVAEEKWLVTKDESQTEVAQAA comes from the coding sequence ATGAACTTATTAAGTCTTACATATTCAGAGTTCGAACGGCTGCTAAAAGCATTTGGTATAACCACGCTTTGTGTGGCCGCCGTTATTTTTATTGTCCGGGTATCCCTTGATAGTCCGACAATCACCGCGCTATGGCAAGCAGCGACATCCTCCGTAACATTAACTGCTATAGCCTTTGGGTTCTTTGCGCGACGTAAATGGCAATCTCCCTTGCTCGCCAAATGGCTGGGAAGGCCGATCATCCACGGACTCTGGCGAGGCCAACTCCACACAAATTACATCGGAGCGGATGGTCAATCCAAACCTCCAATTGAAATAGCCTTCGTCATTAAACAGACTTACCTCACTTTATCAATTGAGTCATTTACAAGAGGCCAAGAGGGTGAGTCAACAGTAGAGGCATTACTTCAGAACAGCAAAACTGATACCACTAAGGTTTGCTATATTTTCGAACTTCGTCGGCAGTACAAAGGCGAAAACAAGCTAACTACGGGTTCTGGTGAGCTCAAGTTGCTCAACAAAGGTACACAACTCAAGGGCCATTACTGGACGAATTCTCCTACACAAGGAGACTTGGAATTGCAACTAATAACTCGTGATTGTGACGGTGTCGACTGTTTTGATGTGGCAGAAGAAAAGTGGCTGGTTACGAA
- a CDS encoding Hypothetical protein (Evidence 5 : No homology to any previously reported sequences) — MNSSISEQACELLRLVSTKRPNKFSGVGVVFYKELDLLPRVWLGNPETPLPHLPVFGLEKIAVTLAAIADYENPWHDGFHLVDGSSWALTHVSQFISPPLPDDERKIAEPRPTGARHMTALLASQIPSIFCVGLLTQAGEVCLFENGRQIHRH, encoded by the coding sequence GCAAGCCTGTGAACTGCTAAGGCTCGTATCAACCAAGCGCCCGAATAAATTTTCTGGCGTTGGCGTCGTTTTTTACAAAGAACTCGATTTACTACCTCGAGTCTGGCTCGGCAATCCAGAAACGCCTCTGCCTCATCTTCCGGTTTTCGGTTTAGAGAAAATCGCAGTCACCTTGGCTGCGATTGCAGACTACGAGAACCCATGGCATGATGGATTTCATCTGGTAGACGGATCCTCATGGGCTCTGACGCACGTATCGCAATTTATATCTCCGCCATTGCCAGATGATGAGAGGAAAATTGCAGAACCGAGGCCCACGGGCGCCCGCCATATGACGGCGCTTCTAGCCTCACAAATTCCATCAATATTCTGCGTAGGGCTCTTAACTCAGGCCGGGGAAGTTTGCTTGTTTGAGAATGGTCGCCAAATTCATAGACATTAA